From a single Streptomyces misionensis genomic region:
- a CDS encoding DUF6400 family protein → MSANDPAPAADPVEFSVDLTAHEMLRRAHVMDAVAPAWDPVEALRDEDAARDLLYSGLDEEQQRIYDELVAAGVLPERGDGRAAA, encoded by the coding sequence ATGTCCGCAAATGACCCCGCCCCCGCCGCCGACCCGGTCGAGTTCTCCGTCGACCTCACCGCCCACGAGATGCTCCGCCGGGCCCACGTCATGGACGCCGTCGCCCCCGCCTGGGACCCCGTCGAGGCGCTGCGGGACGAGGACGCCGCCCGCGACCTGCTCTACTCCGGCCTCGACGAGGAGCAGCAGCGCATCTACGACGAACTGGTCGCCGCCGGTGTCCTGCCCGAGCGCGGAGACGGCCGTGCTGCCGCTTGA
- a CDS encoding MMPL family transporter, whose protein sequence is MASFLCKLGRFSFRKRWFVVVVWTGLLVLAGLLAARAAPAPPNDFSMPGTEAQHASDLLQDGFPGLHADGATARVVFHVKDGKISDPQAKREVEATVRALGADPQVSQATDPFRTGSVSKDGSTAYSQVSYEVSTSHLEDSSRSALLKTVEDARSSTLTVEAGGNAVSAVTAGGHSKEAIGLAVAAVVLVLTFGSLVAAGLPLLTALLGVGTGACVIKALSAPLGLGTTTTGLATMIGLAVGIDYALFVVSRYRAELARGRDREDAAAHAVGTAGSAVVFAGTTVVIALVGLLVVNIPMLTQMGFAAAGTVVLAVLIALTLIPALLGIAGRRIGPTRPPRRRKGRTAGDGLGVRWARFVVRRPVAVLLTGVAALAAVAVPVASLQMGLPGDASQPVSTTQRKAYDLVTEGFGPGFNGPLTVVVQSASGGPAKAAAEKTAHQVSGLDDVASVGRPRLSESGDTAVLNVVPASPPGSEQTSDLLNALRDPGLAHTADARILVGGSTAMNADVSQKLSDALLPYLALVVGLAFLLLIAVFRSLLVPLKAALGFLLSVLAGLGAVVAVFQWGWLAQFFGVAQPGPVMSMMPIFMVGVVFGLAMDYEVFLVTRMREAYVHGSTPHEAIADGFRHSARVVVAAAVIMISVFAAFMGSDEQMLKTIGFGLAIAVLFDAFVVRMAIVPAVLALLGDRAWRLPRLLDRFVPNLDVEGERLEAAAAPAPAERAVHFDETAEAGRPGPGA, encoded by the coding sequence GTGGCCTCGTTCCTTTGCAAGCTGGGCCGGTTCTCCTTCCGGAAACGCTGGTTCGTGGTGGTGGTGTGGACCGGCCTGCTGGTGCTGGCCGGCCTGCTCGCCGCCCGCGCCGCACCCGCGCCCCCCAACGACTTCTCCATGCCGGGCACGGAGGCACAGCACGCCTCCGACCTGCTGCAGGACGGTTTCCCCGGGCTGCACGCCGACGGCGCCACGGCCCGGGTGGTGTTCCACGTCAAGGACGGGAAGATCTCCGATCCCCAGGCCAAACGGGAAGTGGAGGCCACCGTCCGCGCGCTGGGCGCGGACCCCCAGGTGAGCCAGGCGACCGATCCGTTCCGGACGGGTTCGGTGAGCAAGGACGGCTCGACCGCCTACAGCCAGGTCTCCTACGAGGTGTCCACCTCGCACCTCGAGGACTCCTCGCGGTCGGCGCTGCTGAAGACCGTGGAGGACGCCCGGTCGTCCACGCTGACCGTGGAGGCGGGCGGCAACGCGGTCTCGGCGGTGACGGCCGGCGGCCACTCCAAGGAGGCGATCGGCCTCGCGGTGGCCGCGGTGGTCCTGGTCCTCACCTTCGGTTCGCTCGTGGCGGCGGGGCTGCCGCTGCTGACGGCCCTGCTGGGTGTCGGCACCGGCGCCTGCGTGATCAAGGCGCTGTCCGCCCCGCTCGGTCTCGGCACCACGACCACCGGTCTGGCCACCATGATCGGCCTTGCCGTGGGCATCGACTACGCGCTGTTCGTGGTCTCCCGCTACCGCGCCGAACTCGCCCGCGGCCGCGACCGCGAGGACGCTGCCGCACACGCGGTGGGCACGGCCGGGTCGGCCGTGGTCTTCGCCGGCACCACCGTGGTGATCGCGCTGGTCGGACTGCTGGTCGTGAACATCCCGATGCTCACGCAGATGGGCTTCGCCGCGGCGGGCACGGTGGTGCTCGCGGTGCTGATCGCCCTCACCCTGATCCCGGCGCTGCTCGGCATCGCGGGCCGGCGCATCGGTCCGACGCGTCCGCCGCGCCGCCGCAAGGGCCGTACGGCCGGTGACGGCCTCGGGGTGCGCTGGGCGCGCTTCGTCGTCCGCCGGCCGGTCGCCGTCCTGCTGACCGGCGTCGCCGCGCTGGCCGCGGTGGCCGTTCCGGTCGCCTCGCTCCAGATGGGGCTGCCCGGCGACGCGAGCCAGCCGGTGTCGACCACCCAGCGCAAGGCCTACGACCTGGTCACCGAGGGCTTCGGACCCGGCTTCAACGGCCCGCTGACCGTGGTCGTCCAGTCCGCCTCCGGCGGCCCCGCCAAGGCCGCCGCCGAGAAGACCGCCCACCAGGTGAGCGGACTGGACGACGTCGCCTCGGTGGGACGGCCCCGGCTCAGCGAGTCCGGTGACACCGCCGTCCTCAACGTCGTACCGGCGAGCCCGCCCGGCAGCGAGCAGACCTCCGATCTGCTGAACGCCCTGCGCGACCCGGGCCTGGCGCACACGGCGGACGCCCGGATCCTGGTCGGCGGCAGCACCGCCATGAACGCCGACGTGTCCCAGAAGCTGTCCGACGCCCTGCTGCCCTATCTCGCCCTCGTGGTGGGCCTGGCGTTCCTGCTGCTGATCGCCGTCTTCCGGTCCCTGCTCGTCCCGCTCAAGGCGGCGCTCGGGTTCCTGCTGTCGGTCCTGGCCGGACTGGGCGCGGTCGTCGCCGTGTTCCAGTGGGGCTGGCTGGCGCAGTTCTTCGGAGTCGCCCAGCCGGGCCCGGTGATGTCGATGATGCCGATCTTCATGGTCGGCGTGGTCTTCGGTCTGGCCATGGACTACGAGGTCTTCCTGGTGACGCGGATGCGCGAGGCGTACGTCCACGGCAGCACGCCGCACGAAGCGATCGCGGACGGGTTCCGGCACAGCGCGCGGGTCGTCGTCGCCGCGGCGGTGATCATGATCTCGGTGTTCGCCGCCTTCATGGGCTCGGACGAGCAGATGCTCAAGACCATCGGGTTCGGCCTCGCGATCGCGGTGCTCTTCGACGCGTTCGTCGTCCGGATGGCGATCGTGCCGGCGGTGCTCGCCCTGCTCGGCGACCGTGCCTGGCGGCTGCCGCGGCTGCTGGACCGCTTCGTGCCGAACCTGGACGTGGAGGGCGAACGGCTGGAAGCGGCCGCGGCGCCCGCCCCCGCGGAGCGGGCCGTCCACTTCGACGAGACCGCCGAGGCGGGCCGGCCCGGTCCCGGAGCCTGA
- the rpmG gene encoding 50S ribosomal protein L33 — MARSTARPVVKLKSTAGTGVTYVTRKNRLNDPDRLVLRKYDPVVGEHVPFREER; from the coding sequence ATGGCACGCAGCACCGCGCGTCCCGTCGTCAAGCTGAAGTCGACCGCCGGGACCGGCGTCACCTACGTGACGCGGAAGAACCGACTCAACGACCCCGACCGGCTCGTTCTGCGCAAGTACGACCCGGTCGTCGGGGAGCACGTCCCCTTCCGTGAGGAGCGCTGA
- a CDS encoding SDR family oxidoreductase, whose product MRVFVTGASGWIGSAVVPELLDAGHQVVGLARSDASAAALTAAGAEVVRGGLDDLDVLASAAADSDGVIHLAFKHDIAFSGDFRSAAEADRRAVDTLTGAFAGSDRPFVIASGVAGLKPGQVSTERDIPTVEGDSPVLIRAITAEAVLACAQRGVRSSVVRLAPTCHGEGDHGFVAALIGIAREKGVSGYPGDGANRWPAVHRLDAARLFRLAVEKAPAGSVLHGIAEEGVPIREVAEVIGRHLGVPTVSVGAEDAAAHFGWMSGFAAMDAPASNDLTRELLDWEPTRPGLLADLEEGHYFRAPATSTV is encoded by the coding sequence ATGCGCGTTTTCGTGACCGGTGCGTCCGGCTGGATCGGTTCCGCCGTCGTTCCCGAACTCCTCGACGCGGGGCACCAGGTGGTCGGCCTCGCCCGCTCCGACGCCTCCGCCGCCGCTCTCACCGCGGCAGGCGCCGAGGTCGTCCGCGGCGGCCTGGACGACCTCGACGTCCTCGCGTCCGCCGCCGCCGACTCGGACGGGGTGATCCACCTCGCCTTCAAGCACGACATCGCCTTCTCCGGGGACTTCCGGAGCGCGGCCGAGGCCGACCGCAGGGCCGTCGACACCCTCACCGGGGCGTTCGCCGGGAGCGACCGCCCCTTCGTCATCGCCTCCGGGGTCGCCGGGCTGAAGCCCGGCCAGGTGTCGACGGAGCGGGACATACCCACGGTCGAAGGCGACTCGCCGGTCCTCATCCGGGCGATCACCGCGGAGGCCGTACTGGCGTGCGCGCAGCGGGGAGTGCGCTCCAGCGTGGTACGGCTCGCCCCCACCTGCCACGGCGAGGGGGACCACGGGTTCGTCGCCGCTCTGATCGGCATCGCGCGGGAGAAGGGCGTCTCCGGGTATCCGGGCGACGGCGCCAACCGCTGGCCGGCCGTGCACCGGCTCGACGCGGCGCGGCTGTTCCGGCTCGCGGTCGAGAAGGCCCCGGCGGGATCCGTGCTCCACGGCATCGCCGAGGAGGGCGTCCCGATCCGCGAGGTGGCCGAGGTGATCGGCCGTCATCTCGGTGTGCCCACGGTCTCGGTGGGCGCCGAGGACGCGGCCGCGCACTTCGGCTGGATGAGCGGCTTCGCGGCTATGGACGCCCCCGCCTCGAACGACCTCACCCGCGAGCTGCTCGACTGGGAGCCGACCCGGCCCGGCCTGCTCGCCGACCTGGAGGAGGGGCACTACTTCCGCGCCCCGGCGACCAGCACCGTCTGA
- the rox gene encoding rifampin monooxygenase, with the protein MIDVIIAGGGPTGLMLAAELRLHGVRTVVLEKETEPTEIVRSLGLHVRSIEVLDQRGLLDRFLALGRRHPLAGFFAGIRKPEPQGLDTAHGYVLGIPQPVTDRLLAEHAVELGAEIRRGSELTGLSQDADGVSAELADGTRLRSRYLVGCDGGRSTVRKLLGIGFPGEPSRVDTLLGEMRLTASPEEVAAVVADVRRTQLRFGAMPIGEGVYRVVVPADGVAEDRSVPPTPEEVRAQLRAVAGTDFGMYEPRRLARFGDGTRLAERYRDGRVLLAGDAAHVHPPMGGQGLNLGLQDAFNLGWKLAAEIAGWAPADLLDTYHRERHPVAADVLENTRAQMELVSLEPGARAVRRLVTELMDFEEVNRHLTEKIIATGIRYDVGEGHDLLGRRLPDMPLKHGRLYELMRHGRGLLLDGTGRLSVTGWADRIDHVVDASERLDVPAVLLRPDGHVVWAGEDPADLARRLPRWFGAPLA; encoded by the coding sequence GTGATCGACGTGATCATCGCGGGCGGCGGACCGACCGGACTGATGCTCGCCGCGGAGCTGCGGCTGCACGGCGTGCGCACCGTGGTGCTGGAGAAGGAGACGGAGCCGACCGAGATCGTCCGGTCGCTCGGCCTGCACGTGCGCAGCATCGAGGTGCTGGACCAGCGCGGTCTGCTCGACCGGTTCCTGGCGCTCGGCCGGCGGCATCCGCTCGCCGGCTTCTTCGCGGGCATCCGGAAGCCGGAGCCGCAGGGCCTGGACACCGCGCACGGGTACGTCCTCGGCATCCCGCAGCCCGTGACCGACCGCCTGCTGGCCGAGCACGCCGTCGAGCTGGGCGCCGAGATCCGCCGCGGCAGCGAACTGACGGGTCTGAGCCAGGACGCGGACGGGGTGAGCGCCGAGCTGGCCGACGGCACCCGGCTGCGCTCGCGCTATCTCGTCGGCTGCGACGGCGGCCGCAGCACGGTGCGCAAGCTGCTCGGCATCGGGTTTCCGGGCGAGCCCTCGCGGGTCGACACCCTCCTGGGCGAGATGCGGCTGACGGCGTCCCCGGAGGAGGTGGCCGCCGTGGTCGCCGACGTCCGCAGGACCCAGTTGCGCTTCGGCGCCATGCCCATCGGCGAGGGCGTGTACCGCGTCGTCGTACCCGCCGACGGGGTGGCCGAGGACCGCTCGGTCCCGCCGACGCCCGAGGAGGTCCGAGCGCAGCTGCGGGCCGTCGCCGGCACCGACTTCGGCATGTACGAGCCGCGCCGGCTCGCCCGCTTCGGCGACGGCACCCGGCTGGCCGAGCGCTACCGGGACGGCCGGGTCCTGCTGGCCGGCGACGCGGCGCACGTCCACCCGCCGATGGGCGGGCAGGGGCTCAACCTCGGCCTCCAGGACGCCTTCAACCTCGGCTGGAAACTGGCCGCCGAGATCGCCGGCTGGGCGCCCGCGGACCTGCTGGACACCTACCACCGCGAGCGGCACCCCGTGGCCGCCGACGTACTGGAGAACACCCGGGCGCAGATGGAGCTGGTCTCCCTCGAACCCGGTGCCCGGGCGGTGCGCCGGCTGGTGACGGAGCTGATGGACTTCGAGGAGGTGAACCGCCACCTCACCGAGAAGATCATCGCGACCGGGATCCGCTACGACGTCGGCGAGGGCCACGACCTGCTCGGCCGGCGGCTGCCCGACATGCCGCTGAAGCACGGCCGCCTCTACGAGCTGATGCGCCACGGCCGCGGCCTGCTGCTCGACGGCACCGGCCGCCTCTCGGTGACCGGCTGGGCGGACCGGATCGACCATGTCGTCGACGCGAGCGAGCGGCTGGACGTCCCCGCGGTGCTGCTGCGCCCGGACGGCCATGTGGTCTGGGCCGGCGAGGACCCGGCGGACCTGGCCCGTCGGCTGCCGAGGTGGTTCGGCGCGCCGCTCGCCTAG
- a CDS encoding TetR/AcrR family transcriptional regulator translates to MGRWEPNGRERLAKAALELYGERGFEQTTVAEIAKRAGLTERTFFRHYADKREVLFAGSGELERLFTEAVADAPPAAATLDVLAAGLDAVCVTFEERREFAGKRHAVISATAELRERELIKLASLAAALADTLRRRGVPEPAASLTAETGVAVFKVAFERWIAPDEQRPLALLARDSLEQLKAVATGGAPAGAAGETAPAPAEARPGG, encoded by the coding sequence ATGGGCAGATGGGAGCCGAACGGACGGGAGCGGCTGGCGAAGGCGGCGCTGGAGCTGTACGGCGAGCGCGGATTCGAACAGACCACCGTGGCGGAGATCGCGAAACGCGCCGGACTCACCGAGCGCACGTTCTTCCGGCACTACGCCGACAAACGCGAAGTCCTGTTCGCCGGGTCCGGTGAACTGGAGCGGCTGTTCACCGAGGCCGTCGCCGACGCCCCGCCCGCCGCGGCCACCCTCGACGTGCTGGCGGCCGGCTTGGACGCGGTCTGCGTGACGTTCGAGGAGCGGCGCGAGTTCGCGGGCAAGCGGCACGCCGTGATCTCCGCGACCGCCGAACTGCGCGAGCGCGAACTGATCAAGCTCGCCTCGCTCGCGGCCGCACTCGCCGACACGCTGCGCCGCCGGGGCGTCCCGGAACCCGCCGCCAGCCTGACCGCCGAGACGGGCGTCGCCGTCTTCAAGGTCGCCTTCGAACGCTGGATCGCCCCGGACGAGCAGCGGCCACTGGCCCTGCTGGCACGGGACTCGCTGGAGCAGCTCAAGGCCGTGGCCACGGGAGGCGCCCCGGCGGGCGCGGCCGGCGAGACCGCGCCCGCGCCTGCCGAGGCGCGGCCGGGCGGATGA
- a CDS encoding acetate uptake transporter produces the protein MHEDTRSPLPKRPPEAAPRSAAWADPAPLGLAGFALTTLLLSIVNTNLLKEPAAILPVLGLAAFYGGIAQFAAGLFEFRRGNTFGATAFVSFAAFWLSYWWIAPRVALAGDAHNALGLYLLGWAVFTAYMTVGALRVSLPVLAVFVLLTLTYLFLAIGSFQAGAPPHVMTQVGGWFGILTGLAAWYASAAGVINEAHGREVLPAWRREPGRGEPTAHEERSV, from the coding sequence ATGCACGAGGACACGAGGAGCCCCCTCCCCAAGCGGCCGCCCGAGGCGGCCCCGCGCTCGGCGGCCTGGGCCGATCCCGCCCCGCTGGGTCTGGCCGGCTTCGCCCTGACGACGCTGCTGCTGTCGATCGTCAACACCAACCTGTTGAAGGAGCCCGCCGCGATCCTGCCGGTCCTGGGTCTCGCCGCGTTCTACGGCGGTATCGCCCAGTTCGCCGCGGGACTCTTCGAGTTCCGCAGGGGCAACACCTTCGGCGCGACGGCGTTCGTCTCCTTCGCCGCCTTCTGGCTGTCGTACTGGTGGATAGCGCCGCGCGTGGCGCTCGCCGGGGACGCGCACAACGCGCTGGGGCTGTACCTGCTCGGGTGGGCCGTCTTCACCGCCTACATGACCGTGGGCGCCCTGCGCGTCAGCCTCCCCGTGCTGGCGGTGTTCGTGCTGCTGACCCTGACCTACCTCTTCCTGGCCATCGGGTCGTTCCAGGCCGGTGCTCCGCCGCACGTCATGACCCAGGTGGGCGGCTGGTTCGGCATCCTCACGGGCCTCGCCGCCTGGTACGCGTCGGCGGCCGGCGTCATCAACGAGGCGCACGGCCGCGAGGTGCTCCCCGCCTGGCGGCGCGAGCCCGGCCGCGGCGAGCCGACGGCGCACGAGGAGCGGTCCGTCTGA
- a CDS encoding SGNH/GDSL hydrolase family protein, which produces MRPFRIQSWAAAVLLAGACALTGPTTAPAAQGAPGRTAVAYVALGDSYSAGVGAGSYLGSGAECLRSSKAYPALWASAHASSFAFVACNGAKTGDVLAKQLGPLDARTDLVSITAGGSDASWAKVMGICALPGTTTCMSAIGNARDYVDKNLPANLDRLYSAIRSKAPSAHVVVLGYPHFYQLHGTCARGLDDSERAALNAAIDHLDSLIAQRASRHGFTFADARKAFSGHEICSAGPWMRSVDLLDLTQSYHPTASGQSLGYLPLFTRTA; this is translated from the coding sequence ATGAGACCGTTCCGCATCCAGTCCTGGGCCGCCGCCGTGCTCCTCGCGGGCGCCTGCGCCCTCACCGGTCCGACGACCGCTCCGGCCGCGCAGGGAGCGCCCGGCAGGACGGCCGTGGCCTATGTGGCCCTCGGGGACTCGTACTCGGCGGGGGTGGGCGCCGGCAGCTATCTCGGCTCGGGCGCGGAATGCCTGCGCAGCAGCAAGGCGTACCCCGCGCTGTGGGCGTCGGCCCACGCCTCGTCCTTCGCCTTCGTCGCCTGCAACGGCGCCAAGACCGGCGACGTCCTGGCCAAGCAGCTGGGGCCGCTCGACGCCCGGACCGACCTGGTCAGCATCACCGCCGGCGGCAGTGACGCGAGCTGGGCGAAGGTCATGGGGATCTGCGCCCTGCCCGGCACCACCACGTGCATGTCCGCCATCGGCAACGCGCGCGACTACGTCGACAAGAACCTGCCGGCCAACCTGGACCGGCTCTACTCGGCGATCCGGAGCAAGGCGCCGTCCGCCCATGTCGTGGTGCTCGGGTATCCGCACTTCTACCAGCTGCACGGCACCTGTGCGCGCGGGCTCGACGACAGCGAGCGGGCCGCGCTCAACGCGGCCATCGACCACCTCGACAGCCTGATCGCCCAGCGTGCCAGCCGGCACGGCTTCACGTTCGCCGACGCCCGCAAGGCGTTCAGCGGGCACGAGATCTGCTCGGCCGGCCCCTGGATGCGCAGCGTCGACCTGCTGGACCTGACGCAGTCGTACCACCCCACGGCCTCGGGGCAGTCCCTCGGCTATCTGCCCCTGTTCACGCGCACGGCCTGA
- a CDS encoding DUF1345 domain-containing protein: MTDDRDDAGSRPARIERLLRSGERELVPAWRRVTQGETRWAVTAVMLAAIALQLALPHRLALLRPVWALPVLEFVLLLALVAGNPRRVEPRTRWLRWLGLLLIGVISLANGWSAARLVVDLLHGGGGQGAVPLLRAGGVIWFTNVIVFALWYWESDRGGPMARVRGERQYADFLFVQMQNPELAPADWEPEFLDYLYLSFTNATAFSPTDVMPLSRWAKMLMLLQSSVSLVTVVLVVARAVNILK, translated from the coding sequence ATGACCGACGACAGGGACGACGCCGGCAGCCGGCCGGCCAGGATCGAGCGGCTGCTGCGCAGCGGCGAGCGTGAGCTGGTCCCGGCGTGGCGCCGGGTGACACAGGGCGAGACCCGCTGGGCCGTGACGGCCGTGATGCTGGCCGCGATCGCCCTGCAACTCGCGCTGCCGCACCGGCTCGCCCTGCTGCGGCCGGTCTGGGCGCTGCCGGTGCTGGAGTTCGTGCTGCTGCTGGCGCTGGTGGCCGGCAACCCCCGGCGGGTCGAGCCGCGGACGCGATGGCTGCGCTGGCTGGGACTGCTGCTGATCGGGGTCATCAGCCTGGCCAACGGGTGGTCGGCGGCCCGGCTGGTGGTGGACCTCCTGCACGGCGGCGGGGGCCAGGGCGCGGTGCCGCTGCTGCGGGCCGGCGGCGTCATCTGGTTCACCAACGTCATCGTCTTCGCGCTGTGGTACTGGGAATCCGACCGCGGCGGCCCGATGGCCCGGGTGCGCGGGGAACGGCAGTACGCCGACTTCCTCTTCGTACAGATGCAGAACCCCGAGCTGGCGCCCGCGGACTGGGAACCGGAGTTCCTCGACTACCTGTACCTCTCGTTCACCAACGCAACGGCCTTCAGTCCGACCGACGTGATGCCCCTGTCGCGCTGGGCCAAGATGCTGATGCTGCTGCAGTCCTCGGTGTCCCTGGTGACCGTGGTCCTCGTGGTGGCACGGGCCGTCAACATCCTGAAGTAG
- a CDS encoding Fur family transcriptional regulator: MTASPTPTTAEELRGAGLRVTAARVALLETVRDGDHLGAEAIASGVRDRVGHISLQAVYEALHALTAAGLVRRIEPAGHPARFEGRVGDNHHHIVCRSCGAVVDVDCAVGDSPCLTAADGRGFAIDEAEVVYWGVCPDCSTGRSS, from the coding sequence ATGACCGCCTCCCCGACTCCGACCACCGCCGAGGAGCTGCGCGGTGCCGGCCTGCGCGTGACGGCGGCTCGCGTCGCGCTGCTGGAGACGGTCCGGGACGGCGACCACCTCGGCGCCGAGGCGATCGCCTCCGGGGTCCGCGACCGCGTAGGCCACATCTCCCTGCAAGCCGTCTACGAAGCCCTGCACGCCCTGACGGCGGCGGGGCTCGTGCGCCGCATCGAGCCCGCGGGTCACCCGGCCCGGTTCGAGGGGCGCGTCGGCGACAACCACCACCACATCGTGTGCCGGTCGTGCGGCGCCGTCGTCGACGTCGACTGTGCCGTCGGCGACTCGCCCTGCCTGACCGCCGCGGACGGCCGGGGCTTCGCCATCGACGAAGCCGAGGTCGTCTACTGGGGCGTGTGCCCCGACTGTTCCACCGGCCGCAGTTCCTGA
- a CDS encoding alpha/beta hydrolase family protein yields the protein MTDEHPRGRRRGVGLRTLLACAVAAFCTLAASLPAAATTGAPSTAPPPRRLALPSPTGPHPVGEVSLHLVDTARPDPWQQGPPHRELMVSVFYPAAHTTGRPQAPYMLPAAAAHFDRVTADDYLQLGLPTGRTDWAGVATHVALGAPVTPGRRGRLPVVLYSPGLGEPRTWGTTLVTELAGRGYAVVTVDHTYESPEIQFPDGSLATMVPPGDPDAFIRKSLAVRVADIRFVLDRLRLLDDGHDPDADGQRLPKGLTGALDLSRVGMFGHSMGGSAAALAMDADHRITAGIDMDGNLTYVDGSPMPVARHGLDRPFLLLGKDGETDTGPGWQAFRAHTPGWTRQLTLRDSGHASTTDAEALLPQLHLPPSVQAAALGTLDPVTAIRTSEAYVAAYFDHWLRGGSGRLLEGPSPRYPAMEFVD from the coding sequence ATGACCGACGAACATCCGCGCGGACGCCGCAGGGGCGTGGGGTTACGGACCCTCCTCGCCTGTGCGGTCGCCGCCTTCTGCACCCTCGCGGCGTCCCTGCCCGCCGCCGCGACCACCGGCGCGCCCTCCACCGCGCCGCCGCCCCGCCGCCTGGCGCTGCCCTCCCCCACCGGGCCGCACCCCGTCGGCGAGGTGTCGTTGCACCTGGTGGACACCGCACGTCCCGATCCCTGGCAACAGGGGCCGCCTCACCGCGAGTTGATGGTCAGCGTGTTCTATCCGGCGGCGCACACGACGGGCCGCCCGCAGGCCCCGTACATGCTGCCCGCCGCGGCGGCCCACTTCGACCGCGTGACCGCCGACGACTATCTCCAGCTCGGCCTCCCCACCGGCCGAACCGACTGGGCCGGAGTGGCCACGCACGTGGCGCTCGGCGCTCCGGTGACCCCGGGCCGAAGAGGGCGGCTTCCGGTGGTCCTCTACTCACCCGGCCTCGGCGAACCCCGCACCTGGGGCACCACGTTGGTGACGGAGCTGGCCGGCCGCGGCTACGCCGTCGTGACCGTCGACCACACCTACGAGTCGCCCGAGATCCAGTTCCCGGACGGCTCGCTCGCCACCATGGTGCCGCCCGGCGATCCCGACGCCTTCATCCGCAAGTCCCTGGCCGTCCGGGTCGCGGACATCCGCTTCGTGCTCGACCGACTGCGGCTGCTCGACGACGGTCACGACCCCGACGCGGACGGGCAGCGCCTGCCGAAGGGGCTGACCGGCGCGCTGGACCTGTCGAGGGTGGGCATGTTCGGCCACTCCATGGGCGGCAGCGCCGCGGCCCTGGCGATGGACGCCGACCACCGGATCACCGCGGGCATCGACATGGACGGCAACCTGACCTACGTCGACGGTTCGCCGATGCCGGTCGCCCGGCACGGCCTGGACCGGCCGTTCCTCCTGCTGGGCAAGGACGGCGAGACGGACACCGGCCCCGGCTGGCAGGCGTTCCGCGCCCACACCCCGGGCTGGACGCGTCAGCTCACCCTGCGCGACTCGGGCCACGCCTCGACCACGGACGCGGAGGCACTCCTCCCTCAGCTGCACCTGCCACCGTCCGTACAGGCCGCCGCCCTCGGCACCCTCGACCCGGTCACGGCGATCCGTACGAGCGAGGCGTATGTGGCCGCCTACTTCGACCACTGGCTGCGCGGCGGCAGCGGGCGGCTGCTGGAGGGGCCGTCGCCGAGGTACCCGGCCATGGAGTTCGTGGACTGA
- a CDS encoding trypsin-like serine peptidase: MVRRTGLLRHAALCAAAVLLSGGPAAAASAKAAAPGPDPVAARLDAYWTPARMTAALPAGPAKGAEGGAGAAPSVDGPRPGEYIPPSHSFAGIPQAGTFFWTDAKGTGRTCSGSVVRSPGRDLVLSAGHCLKGYSGTAPRRDLAFVPQYHDGLKPFGIFPVVTNGVYVPQQYYDLGEHAGAGYDFAFAVTGPNEDGTVLQDAVGGVRLLTGTGYLHAPVRMIGYPAGAAEPLECWSRTTAWVSDDPADPGVFPRIACDAFVGGTSGGPMLVPWFDGWAVVGVIGGYHTGGNTAQVSYSAYFGAATRALYRAAATGAPPAGPAPTETPSGKTRVDP; the protein is encoded by the coding sequence ATGGTGCGCAGGACCGGGTTGCTCCGCCATGCCGCGCTCTGCGCGGCCGCCGTGCTGCTGTCGGGCGGTCCGGCCGCCGCGGCCTCCGCCAAGGCCGCGGCACCCGGGCCGGACCCGGTCGCCGCCCGGCTCGACGCCTACTGGACACCGGCCCGCATGACGGCCGCCCTGCCCGCCGGTCCCGCGAAGGGCGCCGAGGGGGGCGCCGGCGCCGCACCCTCGGTGGACGGCCCCCGGCCAGGCGAGTACATCCCGCCCAGCCACAGCTTCGCGGGCATCCCGCAGGCCGGCACGTTCTTCTGGACCGACGCCAAGGGCACCGGCCGGACGTGCAGCGGCTCGGTCGTCCGCAGCCCCGGACGCGACCTGGTGCTCAGCGCGGGGCACTGCCTCAAGGGCTACTCCGGCACCGCCCCGCGGCGCGATCTGGCCTTCGTCCCCCAGTACCACGACGGGCTCAAGCCCTTCGGGATCTTCCCGGTCGTGACGAACGGCGTCTACGTCCCGCAGCAGTACTACGACCTCGGCGAACACGCGGGAGCCGGCTACGACTTCGCCTTCGCGGTCACCGGACCCAACGAGGACGGGACGGTGCTGCAGGACGCGGTCGGCGGCGTACGGCTGCTCACCGGGACGGGCTACCTGCACGCACCGGTGCGGATGATCGGCTATCCGGCGGGGGCGGCGGAGCCGCTGGAATGCTGGAGCCGGACCACGGCGTGGGTCAGCGACGACCCGGCCGACCCGGGCGTCTTCCCGCGCATCGCCTGTGACGCCTTCGTCGGCGGCACCAGCGGCGGCCCCATGCTGGTCCCGTGGTTCGACGGCTGGGCGGTCGTCGGCGTGATCGGCGGCTACCACACCGGCGGCAACACCGCCCAGGTCTCCTACAGCGCCTACTTCGGCGCCGCCACCCGGGCCCTGTACCGCGCCGCCGCCACCGGAGCGCCGCCCGCGGGCCCGGCCCCTACGGAGACCCCGAGCGGAAAGACCAGGGTTGATCCCTGA